One Archangium violaceum genomic window, CCGAGGGCGATCGCGACTTCCGCGGTGGCTACAAGGTGGTGGAGGGGCTGGTGCGCGTCTTCGGCTCGCGTCTGCTGGTGAAGGAGACGGGGTGTGGCATCGGCCCCGAGGTGGCGCGCCGCCTGGTGGACCTGGGGGTGCGCAACCTGGATGTGTCGGGGCTGGGTGGCACCTCGTGGGTGCGGGTGGAGCAGCTGCGCGCCACGGGCGTGCAGGCCCAGGTGGGCGCGGAGTTCTCGAGCTGGGGCATCCCCACCGCGGCGGCCATCGCCTCCGTGCGCAGGGCGGTGGGCCCGGAGCCCCGGCTGGTGGCCTCGGGAGGTCTGCGCACCGGCCTGGACGCGGCGAAGGTACTCGCGCTGGGCGCGGATGTGGCGGGCATGGCGCTCCCTCTCTTCCGTGCTCAGCAGACAGGCGGACTGGAAGGGGCCGAGCAGGCGCTCGCCATCATCCTCTCCGGTCTCCGTCAGGCGCTCGTGCTCACCGGCAGCAGGAACTGCGAGGAGCTGAGGCGTAAACCCCGCGTGATCATGGGCCAGTTGAAGGACTGGCTCGAGGCACT contains:
- the fni gene encoding type 2 isopentenyl-diphosphate Delta-isomerase, which encodes MGEEATAKRKDAHLDLCATGDVEPAENTTLLECVRLVHCAMPEMAVDEVDLSTEFLGKKLRYPLLITGMTGGTERAGVVNRDMATLAERHGLAFGVGSQRAMAENPQAADSYVVRQVAPTVPLLGNIGLYQAVELGVDGVQRLAEAINADGMALHLNAGQELTQPEGDRDFRGGYKVVEGLVRVFGSRLLVKETGCGIGPEVARRLVDLGVRNLDVSGLGGTSWVRVEQLRATGVQAQVGAEFSSWGIPTAAAIASVRRAVGPEPRLVASGGLRTGLDAAKVLALGADVAGMALPLFRAQQTGGLEGAEQALAIILSGLRQALVLTGSRNCEELRRKPRVIMGQLKDWLEAL